A stretch of Coraliomargarita sinensis DNA encodes these proteins:
- a CDS encoding PVC-type heme-binding CxxCH protein, which produces MTFRPLSLGELILTLTACFVILHTADAGPVMEELEARTHIVLLGNGLGSQMLDYGEFETRLHQAFPGHRLVVRNLCFEGDTATYRPRAGRNAPWAFPGAEKVSQGYPRHRGKGVEPSPNEWLEICQADIILGFFGYNESFKGPEGLRQFTAELEAWIEHSKAQSYNGEAPPRLVLVSPIAFENLSSQTNLPKSDRENANLILYAEAMAKVAARHGVGYVDLFHPTNSAMKTREGPFTLNGFLPNTRGNRLIADLLMEQLFGIAPAKEVDGELLKAVLEKNWMWRHDYRIVNGVHVYGRRRAPYGTVNYPPEIEKTRQLTANRDQAIWAQAQGKPFDLEAADAATRQLEPIETNFRRDIDFIGESDSIESFKMMDGFKIELFAAESDFTDLRNPINMSFDNRGRLWVCVSPSYPAYRPGDPKPDDKLIIFEDTDDDGKADKQTVFADGLHLPMGFELAADGVYVAQQPDLVLLQDRDGDGKADHREVVLRGFDPHDTHHSIGAFCVDPMGGLYMPEGIFLHSQVETAYGPRRNSWSGVWRYDPFDQRIERYSRSVYANPWGIAFDDWGQCYIADASPGTNWWGLPLSVRMPPGKYVGKTKQFAPKRARPTSGAEFISSRHFPEELQGGYMVNNVIGFHGTSIHNVREDGSGFTGEHRGDLLSSRDPNFRPVDLEFAPDGSLYILDWHNPLIGHMQHSTRDPKRDHDHGRIYRVTYPERPLVKPVKIAGASIDQLLKALEEPEIRTRYRARRELRKYSAEALLPKIQAWLEEKDTASPRYEHHLLEALWATAGSGKVDPELLDQALNASAHQVRAAAVDVVRFRKHTIPNHTGLLLKAASDSHPRVRLAAMVAASWLDNEDGAKIASAALEQSYDMWMTEAYEAALGTLQPYFRSLALKGALKATGNSRTRAFLEGRLSINEERKKKAPEPKLPPEELALFRHGKEVYAREAHCVTCHGEDGKGTDIYPPLTPNAWVRGDDERLIKIALKGLWGPINVADKTYDPGNGVPPMTAFEHLLDDRELAAVLTYVRHSFGNKGPSIKPEQVEKVRAETKDKQSYYLVEEILEEHPIP; this is translated from the coding sequence CCCGCGCCGGCCGTAACGCCCCCTGGGCCTTCCCTGGTGCCGAAAAGGTCAGCCAGGGCTACCCGAGGCACCGCGGCAAGGGCGTGGAACCCTCCCCCAACGAGTGGCTGGAGATTTGTCAGGCGGATATCATTCTCGGTTTTTTCGGCTACAATGAGTCTTTCAAGGGTCCGGAGGGCCTGCGCCAGTTCACCGCCGAACTGGAGGCGTGGATCGAACATTCTAAGGCGCAGTCTTATAACGGCGAGGCCCCTCCTCGGCTCGTACTCGTCTCACCGATCGCATTCGAGAACCTTTCCAGCCAGACAAACCTGCCGAAATCCGACAGGGAGAATGCCAATCTGATTCTCTACGCTGAGGCCATGGCCAAAGTGGCCGCGCGACATGGGGTTGGCTACGTTGACCTCTTCCACCCGACCAACAGTGCCATGAAAACGCGGGAAGGACCTTTCACGCTGAACGGCTTCCTGCCGAACACACGCGGGAACCGGCTCATTGCCGACTTACTCATGGAGCAGCTCTTCGGCATTGCACCGGCGAAGGAAGTTGACGGTGAACTCCTCAAGGCAGTGCTGGAAAAGAACTGGATGTGGCGGCACGACTACCGCATCGTCAACGGGGTGCACGTCTACGGACGCCGGCGCGCACCTTACGGGACCGTCAACTACCCTCCGGAAATCGAAAAAACCCGTCAGTTGACGGCTAATCGGGACCAGGCGATCTGGGCGCAGGCACAGGGAAAACCCTTCGATCTGGAAGCCGCCGATGCCGCCACGCGTCAACTTGAACCCATCGAAACGAATTTCCGTCGTGATATCGATTTTATCGGGGAGAGCGACTCGATCGAATCCTTTAAAATGATGGACGGCTTCAAAATCGAACTTTTCGCCGCTGAGAGCGATTTCACGGACCTGCGCAACCCCATCAACATGAGTTTCGACAACCGGGGCCGGCTCTGGGTCTGCGTCTCACCCAGCTATCCGGCTTATCGCCCGGGTGATCCGAAGCCGGACGATAAACTGATCATCTTCGAAGACACGGATGACGACGGAAAGGCCGACAAGCAAACGGTCTTTGCTGACGGCCTGCACCTCCCCATGGGCTTCGAGTTGGCTGCGGATGGCGTTTACGTCGCACAGCAGCCGGATCTGGTTTTACTGCAGGACCGCGATGGCGACGGTAAGGCGGACCACCGCGAAGTCGTGCTGCGCGGCTTCGACCCCCACGATACACACCACTCGATCGGCGCGTTCTGCGTCGACCCAATGGGCGGCCTTTACATGCCCGAGGGCATCTTTCTTCACTCGCAAGTCGAGACAGCGTATGGCCCCCGTCGCAACAGTTGGTCGGGGGTGTGGCGCTACGATCCTTTCGACCAACGGATCGAACGCTACAGCCGCTCGGTTTATGCCAACCCCTGGGGGATCGCCTTCGACGATTGGGGCCAATGCTACATTGCGGATGCCTCGCCCGGCACAAATTGGTGGGGGCTCCCGCTCTCGGTCAGGATGCCACCGGGCAAATACGTCGGCAAAACCAAGCAGTTTGCCCCGAAAAGGGCGCGCCCGACTTCGGGGGCGGAGTTTATTTCCTCGCGGCATTTTCCGGAAGAGCTTCAGGGCGGCTACATGGTCAATAACGTGATTGGCTTTCACGGCACAAGTATCCACAACGTCCGCGAAGACGGTTCCGGATTCACCGGAGAACACCGGGGCGACCTGCTCAGTTCGCGCGATCCGAACTTCCGTCCGGTGGATCTGGAATTCGCACCCGATGGATCGCTCTATATTCTCGATTGGCACAACCCGCTGATCGGACACATGCAACATTCCACCCGCGATCCGAAGCGGGACCACGACCACGGTCGCATCTACCGCGTCACCTATCCGGAGCGGCCTCTGGTCAAGCCGGTCAAAATCGCCGGAGCCTCGATTGATCAATTGCTCAAAGCACTGGAAGAACCGGAGATCCGCACGCGCTATCGCGCCCGACGCGAGCTGAGAAAGTATTCTGCGGAAGCTCTTCTGCCTAAGATTCAAGCATGGCTGGAAGAAAAGGACACGGCATCTCCCCGCTACGAGCATCACCTGCTTGAAGCCCTGTGGGCCACCGCCGGTTCAGGGAAGGTGGATCCGGAATTGCTGGACCAGGCCTTGAACGCCTCCGCGCATCAGGTGCGGGCTGCTGCGGTCGATGTGGTGCGCTTTCGCAAACACACCATTCCCAACCATACCGGGCTTTTACTTAAAGCCGCTTCGGACTCGCACCCCAGAGTGCGTTTGGCGGCCATGGTCGCGGCCTCGTGGCTCGACAATGAAGACGGGGCAAAGATTGCCAGCGCGGCTCTGGAGCAGTCTTACGACATGTGGATGACTGAAGCCTATGAAGCGGCCTTGGGCACACTGCAACCGTACTTCCGTTCATTGGCGCTCAAAGGTGCCTTAAAAGCCACAGGCAACTCCCGCACCCGCGCTTTTCTGGAAGGCCGATTAAGCATTAACGAAGAGCGTAAAAAGAAAGCGCCCGAACCGAAGCTCCCGCCTGAAGAGTTGGCCCTCTTTCGCCACGGAAAGGAAGTTTACGCCCGCGAGGCCCATTGTGTCACCTGTCACGGGGAAGATGGCAAAGGTACCGACATCTACCCGCCACTCACTCCGAACGCCTGGGTTAGAGGCGACGACGAACGTTTGATCAAGATCGCACTCAAAGGGCTCTGGGGACCGATCAATGTAGCGGATAAGACCTACGACCCCGGCAATGGCGTGCCCCCCATGACGGCATTTGAACATCTCCTTGATGACCGTGAATTGGCGGCCGTTCTCACCTATGTGCGCCACAGCTTTGGCAACAAAGGCCCGTCGATAAAACCTGAACAGGTCGAAAAAGTAAGGGCGGAGACAAAAGACAAACAAAGCTATTACCTGGTCGAGGAAATTTTAGAGGAACATCCGATCCCTTAA